A part of Sebastes umbrosus isolate fSebUmb1 chromosome 21, fSebUmb1.pri, whole genome shotgun sequence genomic DNA contains:
- the si:ch211-140b10.6 gene encoding protein POLR1D-like, with protein sequence MLALINIKSSILVELTLCQRVIYYHAMAEDNELEKRAVEELLKETDRARVRAETMGPAGWLKCPLRSTNKRFLLNTLRSTGLQRRSSEPRDGNSATRGRLRSESPDRSRDRSRTPPRDHRSKGGHTDHKHHHRDSCNNKDKKKDRDKERRYRHKDNRDRQRHGRDGQDRDKDRLHE encoded by the exons ATGCTagcgttaattaacataaagtCATCGATTTTAGTCGAATTAACTTTGTGTCAACGTGTAATTTATTACCACGCGATGGCAGAAGATAATGAACTGGAGAA GAGGGCAGTGGAGGAGCTCctgaaggagacagacagagctcGGGTGAGAGCAGAGACTATGGGCCCTGCAGGATG GTTGAAGTGTCCCCTGCGTAGCACCAACAAGCGCTTCCTCCTCAACACCCTGCGCTCCACCGGCCTTCAGCGGCGCTCCAGTGAGCCCAGAGACGGAAACTCCGCCACGAGAGGGCGCCTGAGGAGCGAGTCCCCGGACAGGAGCCGCGACCGCAGCAGAACGCCTCCCAGAGATCACAGGAGCAAAGGAGGCCACACAGACCATAAACACCATCACAGGGACAGCTGCAATAACAAAGATAAGAAGAAGGatagagacaaagagaggaggtACAGGCACAAAGACAACAGAGACCGACAGAGACATGGGAGGGATGGACaggacagagacaaagacagacttCATGAATAA